In Streptomyces sannanensis, the DNA window GCCACCACCGTGGCGCCCGCCACCGCCGCGGACACGGCTGCCACCGCCGCGGCGTCCTTCGAGGACGAGCTGCGCGCGATACCCGGTGTGACCGTCACCGGCGTCACCGACAAGGGCGGCTTCCCGCTCTACTCGCTCACCATCACGCAGCCGATCGACCATGGCAAGCCCGAGCTCGGCACCTTCGAGCAGCGCTTCACCCTCTGGCACAAGTCGGCCGGCAAGCCCGTCGTCTTCTACACCGGCGGCTACGGCCTCTCCAGCTCCACCCGTGAGCCCACCGCGATCCTCGACGCCAACCAGCTCAGTGTCGAGCACCGCTTCTTCGGTCCCTCCCGGCCCGCCGACGTCGACTGGTCGAAGATGACCGTCTGGCAGGAGGCGAGCGACGAGCACGCCATCGTCGAGGCGATCCGCCCGCTGTACGACAAGAGCTCCAAGTGGCTCGGCACCGGTGGCAGCAAGGGCGGCATGACGCAGACCTATCACCGCCGCTACTACCCCGACGACCTCGACGCGGTCGTCGCCTACGTCGCTCCCAACGATGCCAACAACAGTGACGACAACGGCTATGAGCGGTTCTTCGAGACCGTCGGTACGAAGGAGTGCCGCGACGCGCTGAACGCGGTCCAGCGCGCGATGCTCGAACGCCGGGACACCCTGCTGCCCAAGTTCGAGGCGACGGCGAAGGAGAAGGGCTACACCTTCTCCAACACTCTCGGCACCACCGACCGTGCCTACGAGTTCGCCGTCCTGGACCAGGTCTGGAACTTCTGGCAGTCCGGCACCGCCGCCGACTGCCCGACCGTCCCCGACGCCGGGACCGTGTCCGACGACGACCTCTACAAGTGGTCGCTCGGCCATGGCCTGTCCGTCTACGAGGACAGCTCACTCGGCGCCAACGGCTCCGGCCCCTACTACCGGCAGGCCGCCGCTCAGCTGGGCTGGGCCGACCTGAAGTTCAAGCACCTCAAGGGCGTCCGCCACTATCCGGACATCTACCAGCCCAATTCGGTGCTGCCCGCCGACATGCGCACCGATTACAGCGGCAAAGCAATCTCCGACGTCGACAAGTGGGTGCGGACCGACTCCGAGCGCATGATGTTCGTCTACGGGCAGAACGACCCGTGGAGTGCCGAGCAGTTCGAGCCGAGCTCCCACGATTCGTACAAGTACGTCGTTCCCGGTTCCAACCACGGCGCCCGTATCTCCGCCCTGCCCGCCGACCAGCGGGACGAGGCAATCGCCACGCTCGAGCGCTGGGCCGGACAGTGAGAGTTCGTCCGCTGGACGTCCGACGTCCGTCGCAGGTAGGGAGTTGTTGTCGAAAGCGTGATCCTGATCAGTTTCAGGCAAGCCTGGTCAGCCCCCGCATCGCAAGGTTAGGCTCCACTCTGATCGCTCACGATCTGCTGTGATCACGTCTGACAACTTCGTGCCGCAGCCGGCCACCTACCCGTGGCCGGCTGCGGTGCGCCTGCCCCCTGGGAGGCGATGCGATGAAAGACATGGACTCGGTGTTCGCCGAGACCAATGAACTGCGGCAAGGCCTTGGAGAGCGGTCGTCGTACTGCGAGCCGGATCACCTGCAGCGTTTGGCGCGCCGGCTCGAGGGCTCCCGTCATCTGAGGGCGCAGCCCGTGGTCCAGGCGTTTCTCGAGGACATACGCTCCTTCACCCCCGGCAGCCGGCTCCAGGCCACCAAGGAGCACATCAACACCCGCCGGGACAACCACGTCTTCTCGCTGTTCAACGCCTCGTACTTTCCGCGGCTTTCGCTGGACTACCTCACCTACGAGACGCTGCCGACCGATCCGCACCTCGCCGAGCGGTACGCGAGCAACACGATGCCGGTCAACATCACCGGCCGGTCCGCCGGCTTCGGGTCCCGCGTCGTCGTGGCACTCTTCCCGGAGAACCACATCGACGGCCTTCAGGAGCCGGACGACCTCATCTTCTATTTCATCGACAAGTTCGTCGAGCGGCATCTCCGGACAACCCGGAAGATGATCAATTCGGTGATGGCTCCGGGCAGCTTCCCGCTCATCCAGAACGCGACGCACCGGCAGGTCGAGCAGGCATCGTCCTGGTGGGTGCGGTTGCACGAGTACCACCACCGGCAGGGCGACATGCCCATCCCCGACTTCCTCCCGGCCAAGAAGGCCAAGCCACTGGCCGGTCTGGAGGAGCTGCGGGTCGATGTCTCCGGCATCCTGGTGCTGCTGACGGACGACAAGCTGCCGCAGGAGGAGGCGCGCCGCGCCTATGAGTTCGTGCTGGCCGAGCGGTTGCTGCGGTACGCGGTCGAGGGCATCCCGCGACCCAATTACGATGCGGTGGCCTCGCAGCTGCTCTTCAATTATCTGGCTCGGCACGACGGCATCCGGATCGAGTCGGGGCTGATCCACCTGGGCCGGCGGATCGTCGAAATCCTGGCCGCGTTCCTCGCCGAGATCCAGGACATCGAGCGCAGGATCCACGAGGAGCCGGTGGAATCGGTCCAGAAGCGGCTTCTCGAATTCACCAATCTGTACACGGACTACGATCCCGTGGCCCGCGATTACCGCCACATCCCGTACTTCGCCGAGATCAAGGCGAAGCTGGGCGTTTAGTACACCACCCCCGTACTTTCCCTGGAGTGATCGTGACTGTTGCCGTAGAGCTTTCCCCCGCCGCCCGCAAAGAGCTCGACGAGCGCGTGGAGCTGGAGATCGACGAGGCGCTGCTGCGACGCGCGGACAACCCGTTCTTCGGCACCGCGAGGAACGCCGAGTCGGTGACCCCGCAAGCCGGGCTCACCATCGCGGTGTGGTGGCGGGCGATGACCAAGAGCTTCATGTTCACCACCCTCGCAGGCCTGGGCGTGACCGCGCGTGCCTTCGCGGCCCAGGACGCGCCCACGCGCGACCTGCTCAGTGCCTTCCAGACGGTGTACCGGGTGATCGGCGACGACCTGGACAACGCGGCCCCCGAGTTCCGCGAGGTGGCCCCGAGCGGCCCGGCCGGCATCCACTACGTCTGGTGGGAGGACACCATCCTCAACCCGCTGAAGGCGCACGTCGACGAGGACGGGCAGCGGGAGGCGCAGGTCATTCCGCCGGCCATCGGCGAGCTGCTGGACAACATGGACCGGCTGGCCACCTCGCCGCTGGGCGCGGCGGTGCAGCTGCGGGTGGTGGAGACCATCGCGCTGGACATCGCGGTGGGATTCCGGCGGATGTACGCCAAGGTGCTGACGGATGGCGGTGAGAAGGTCTTCACCGCGAACGAGCAGTTCGCCTGGATCGACTCCCACATCAAGGCGGAGACCAGCCACGCGGCCCAGGTCAGCGATGACGAGACCGGTATGACCACCCTGGTCGTGACCGAGGCGGAGGCGGCCGAGTTCGAGAACCTGGTCGCGGAGTACTCGAAGAGCTGGTCCGCCGCGCTCAACTGCTTCGCGGAGTGCCTGGCCGGCGCCGGGCCGACGGGCGCCTGAGCGAGAGCATGGAGATCCGTGATCTCTACGGCCTGACGGTCGCCCTGATCGGGCCGGCCGAGCTGGCCGACGAGCCGTGGACCCGGGCGCCGGAGCACATCGATGTGGTCCGGATGCCCGAGCCCCCGGCCGACTGCTGGGCCGGCCTCGCAAGCAGGGGATTCGTCCGCAAGCCGACCACGGTGACCTGGGCTGCCGAACTCAGGGCCGACGAGGCGGAGTTCATGGCCCGGCTGGAGCGCAGCGGCCGCAGGGACATCCGCAGGGCCCGGGGGCGGGCGAAGGAGGCCGATCTGCGCCAGGTGACCGAGGACCCGGTGTCCGAGGCCACACTCGACGCGTTCCTGAAGCTCTACGAGGAACGGGTCGGCGACATGCGCTTCGGGGTCCCCTTCGCCCTTCAGTACCGGGACGTCATCCTGCACGGGCCGGACAAGTTCTTCGGTGTGTTCGCCTTCGAGGGGGACGAACTGGTCGGGGGCACCCTGGTGCTGGAGCGCCCCGCGGACGACACGGCCGTGCTGCGCTTCTCGGCCGTCAGCGCGGAATGGCGCAAGGTCAGCCTGGCCCGTTGTCTCTACCCCGCGGCCATGGACATCGCCCGCGCCAAGGGCTACACGCGGGCGACGCTGGGGAACGAGCCCAATCTGCTGGGCCATCTCACCCGGCCAGGGCTGCTGGTCTTCAAGACCGACCTGGGATTCCGGGCCGTCCCCTCGCAGGACTTCGCCGACCCGCAGGACACCGACGAGGCGGATCTCGTCCTGAGCCTGGCCGCCTTGAACGACCCGACGCTGATCCTGGGCTACGCCGACCAGGCCGACCCGGCGGAGCGCCGTCTCGCGGGGTACCTTGTGTCCGAGGCGCCGGTGGACCCCGCGGTGTACGCGGCGCCGTTCCTGACCGCGATGCACCAGCAGCGCCCGGGGGGACGGGCCGGTCCGGGGTGACCGGCCACGCCGGGCGGACCGGAGTTCCGTCCTCGGAACGCAGGGCGGGCCGTCGGCCGACACGGAGTCGGCGGGGCCCGATCCGGCTTACGGGAGGTTGCCTACTCAGCCGTCTCCGCGATGCGTGCCTCGGCCCAGTCGAAGACGCCGCCGAGCACCTGCCGGTGCTGCTCCTTCCCCATCAGGTCGAGGAAGCCCGGAACGGGGTTCACCTCGAGGACCAGGTAACCGCTGTCATGCGGAAGGATGTCGAGACCGGCCAGGGTCAGGCCCATGGCGCGGGTGGCGCGCAGGGAGAGCTCGACGAGTTCGTCCGGTGCGTCGAGCCGCTCGAAGCTCGACCCCTCCATGGTCTTGCAGCGCCAGGAGCCGGCGGCCGGGAGCTTGAGGGTGTTCAGAGGTGTCGCGGTTCCCGCCACGGTGATCCGGTACTCGCCGCCCGCGGTCGAGTAATAGGGCTGGCAGACCAGGGTGGGGAACCGGGACAGCAGGTCCTCCACGATCGCCTTGTCCGCCGTGAGGTCGGCTATCCGCTCCACATCGTTGCCGCGGTAGCCGAAGGACGGCTTCAGGACGAGCGGCCCCCACTCCTGGTACGCGGCCTCGACATCGGCGAGCGTGACCGCCGACCGTATGGGCGGTACGGGGATTCCGGCCGCGGCCAGCCGCTGGGCCATCTGGAACTTGCTGTACCCGGTCACCCAGGCGTCCGCGGGGTCGAAGAGCCGCAGACCGGGGACGTTGCTGAGCATGCTCAGCCGCTCCACACGGTCCTGCCAGTCGTCGCCGTAGAGCTTGGAACGGTTGATGACCGCGTCGAAGGAAGCCGCCGGCTCGCCGCCGAGGCCGATCTCGACGCCATTCGTGCCCGAGCGATAGGTGATTTCTTCAAGAGTGAAGAAAGTCATCTCATGCCCGCGCTCGCGCCCGAATTCCATCAGGGCCGGGCCATCGGGGTCAATGCCGGAGTAGTCCCAGCCCAGCAAGCCGATCTTCACACTTCCCCCAAGGGTGCGGATGTATGCCGCACAGAGATCCGGATTTTCATGCAGCCTTGCCGGGAGCATCACCACTGTCAAGTGCGATGGCTCCTGGCGGACTTGAGGAGAACTTGTCGATGATGAGGCACTCTGTCGGATTTCATGCGGCATAAACCGGTGGAGCGTCGAATGCCTGAAGCGGAATACCGAGTTCAGGCCTACCGTGGCCACTCCTTCATCATCTAGGCTCGGCAGCCGGATTCGCTCTCGAGTGCGAAGGGTGTTGTCGTGGGGAAGTGGGAGACGCTCGTCCGGCCGGAGCCCGCACAGGCCGATCACTATCGGGCAGAAGGCTGGTGGCGGGAATCGACATTCCTCGACGATCTCGCTGAAGCCGCCCGCGCCAAGGGCGGTCATCCGGCGCTCATCGCCTACGAGGGGCGGGAATTGGCCCGTACCGTCTCCTACTCCGAACTTCACCGGTACGTCGAGCGATTCGCCGCCGCACTCGCCGAACTCGGTGTCACCCGGGGAGACGTGGTGGCTCTCTACCTGCCGAACCGCTGGGTGCTCACCCCGCTCTACCTCGCCTGTCACCGCCTCGGCGCGGTCGCCTCGCCCGTCATACCCGCGCTCGACGTCCGTGAACTGGCCTTCGTGCTGCAGGAGAGCAAGGCGAAGGTCTGCGTGACCGTCGACCGCTTCAACGACGCCGACTACGGCGCCCGCCTGGCCGAAGCGGTACCGGACTCCCTCGCCCACCGTGTGGTGATCGGTGATGCCGCGGCCACCGGCGCGGTCGACTTCGACGAGTTCTTCGTACGTACGCCCTGGGAGGAGCGCCGGCAGGTCGACCCGGCGGACCGGCTCGGCCCGGACGACCCGTCGCTGCTGCTCTACACCTCCGGCACCACCGGCCGGATGAAGGGTGTCGTGCACACCCAGAACACCCTGCACGCGGCGGTGCTCGCGGTCAGCGTGCCGCACGGGGTCACCGGCGACGACGTCATCTCCATCCCGAACTACACGACGCACATGGCGGGTCTGACCTACGCCTGCTACATGCCGCTGCTGCTGGGGGCCACCTGTGTCCTGCAGGAGGCGAACCGGGACATGGAGCTGTTCCTCGACGCCATCGCGAAGCATCGCATCACCTGGGCGTACGCCTCGCCCGTCTATCTCGTGGACATGCTCGCCGTACAGGCGAAGGAGCCGCGCGACACCTCCAGCGTGGTGCAGATCGTGTCCGGTTCCGCGCCGATCCAGCCGCAGCTCATCGCGCAGATGCGGGAGGTCTTCGACATCCCGGTCCGGGCCCTGTGGGGCATGACCGAGAACGGCGCGGTCACCGTCACCAGGCCGGACGACCCGGAAGGCTGGGCCGGCAACAGTGACGGCCGCTCGGAACCCTCCATGGAGATCCGCGTCGACGCCGAGCCGGGCGAGGTGGGACGGCTGCTGGTCCGCGGGGCCTCACAGTGCCTCGGCTACCTCGGCCAGCGCGACGTCTACCTGGCCTGCCTGGACGAGGACGGCTGGTTCGACACCGGCGACCTCGCCCGGGAGGACGGCCGTGGCGGCATCCGGATCACCGGCCGGCGGGCCGACCAGATCAACCGGTCCAGCGGTCAGAAGATCTCCACACTCGAGGTGGAATCCGTGCTGACCCGGCACCCCGGCATCAAGGACGTGGCACTCGTCGGCTACCCCGACCCTGCCGTCGTCGGCGCGGAACTGGTCTGCGCCGTGGTGGTGCCGGAAGGGGAGCCGATCACCCTCGAGGCGCTGCACGCCCATCTGGCCGAGGAGCGGATGGCCCAGGTGCTGTGGCCCGACCGGGTCCAGTTCGTATGGGAGCTTCCCAAGAACTCCCTGGGCAAGGTGCTGCGGCATCCGCTGCGCGAGCGTCTCGAGATCGAATACGCCGCACGCCGGTGACGGCGTCCCCGCAGTCCGCTGTCGGCGCCTCGGAGCGTGAGGAAGACAGGCAGCGGCGATCCGTCGCGCTCGCGGTCATCTCCGCGGCCCAGCTGATGTTTCTGCTCGACGCCACCATCGTCAATGTCGCGCTGCCCAGCATCCAGCGCTCGCTGCGGCTGAGCGGCTCGCACCTCGAGTGGGTCGTCGCCTCGTACTCGATCGCCTTCGGCGGCCTGCTGATGCTGGGCGGCCGCGCCGGCGACATCCTCGGCAGGCGACGGGTGTTCACCGCCGGAGTGGCGCTGTTCACCGCTGCCTCGCTGCTGGGCGGGTTCGCCGCGGAGCCCTGGCTGCTCACTGTCTGTCGCATCCTGCAGGGAGTGGGCGCCGCCGCGGCCTCGCCGGCCGCGCTGTCGCTCATTGCCGTGACCTTCCCCGAAGGCCCGGAGCGCAACCGGGCGGTCGGCTGGTACACGGCGACGGCCACCGCCGGCGGCGGTGTGGGCATCCTGGCGGGCGGACTGATCGCCGCCTATCTGTCCTGGCGCTGGGTGTTCTTCGTCAACGTCCCGATCGGACTGGTGGTCATCGCCGCCACCCGGCGCGTGATGCCCGAAACGCCCCGGCAGCGCGGGGCGTTCGACGCGGCCGGGGCGCTCACCGGCACACTGGCCGCGCTGCTGCTGGTGTACGGACTGATCGACGGCGCACAGGGCGGCGGCAACTGGTCGTCCTGGCGCGTGCTCGCCGCACTCGGTGCCGCCGCCGTTCTGGCGCCGGCGTTCGTGGTGCTCGAACGGCGCCACCCGCAACCCCTGGTGCCGCTGAGGCTGTTCGCCGACCGGACCCGCCTCGGTGTCTACGCCGTGCTGGCGCTCACCGGCACCGCCATGTTCGGCATCTTCTTCTTCCTCACTCTCTTCCTGCAGCAGGTCTGGGACTACAGCGCGCTGCACACCGCTCTCGTCTACATTCCGCTGACCTGCCTGCTGGTCCTGGGAGCGAAGACCAGCTCCTGGCTCTTCGCCCGGCTCGGCGCCCGGACGCTGGTCTGCGGCGGTCTGCTGACCGCGGCGGCCGGGATGCTGTGGCTCTCCCGGATCGGGGACTCGGCCGGCTACGCGACCGGAATGCTCGTGCCGACCGTGCTCACGTATGCCGGACTCGGCGTCACCGGCGTGCCGTTGACGCTCTCGGCCCTCGCGCGGGTCGCCGACGAGGACTCCGGTGCCGCCTCCGGCTTGTTCAGCATGGCCCGCCAGATAGGCGGCGCCACGGGGCTCGCCGTGCTCGGCACGGTCGTCTGGTCGGTGGTCGCCTCGGCGGCGCCCGGCACCCCCGCCTGGGAGGCGCTGTCCGAAGGCGCCTCCCAGGGATTCGTGGTGGCGGCCGCGATCACCGCGCTCGCTCTGCTGGTGGCGCTCGTCACCGTGCCCGGGAAGGAGCGGACAGTCATATGAACGACTTCCTCGTCATCGGGGGCGGCATCGCCGGCGCCGCCGCCGGTTACTTCCTCGGCCCGCGCGGCAGGGTGACCTTGCTGGAGGCCGAGCGGACTCCTGGCGTGCACTCGACCGGCCGGTCCGCGGCATTGTTCTCGGAGTACTACGGAAACGACTGTGTCCGATCCTTGACACGCGCCTCACGCGCCTTCTACGAGACACCGCCACCCGGTTTCGCGGTCGCCCCGCTGCTCACCCCGCGCGGGGTGCTCGCACTGGAGACCCCCGGCACGGCCGAGCTGTTCGAGGCCGCGAAGGAATCGGGAGCGCACGCCCCCCAGCCCGTCGCCGAACTGGACCGGGCGCAAGCACTGCGCCTGTGCCCGGTGCTGTGGCCCGGCACCTTCGGCCGTGTCCTGCACAGACCCGGTGCCTGCGACATCGATGTGGACGCGGCCCACCAGGGCTTCCTGCGCGGGCTGCGGTCCGCCGGCGGCACTGTGGTCACCGACGCCAGGGTCCTCGGACTGGAGCGGCGGCACGGCCGCTGGTACGCGGACACCACGGCGGGGGAGTTCAGCGCACGCGTCGTGGTGAACGCCGCCGGCGCCTGGGCGGACGAGATCGCCCGGCTGGCCGGCGTCCACCCGGCCGGACTGGTGCCGCGCCGCCGTACCGCGGCGCTCGCCAAACTGCCGCCCGGAATCGACGCCACCACCTGGCCGATGATCTGCGACGTGGCGGGCACCTTCTACGCCAAGCCGGAGGCGGGCGGTCTCCTGCTCTCCCCGTTGGACGCCGAACCCGCCCCGCCGGGGGACGTACGGCCCGACGCTCTCGACATCGCCCTGGCCGTCGAGCGCCTGGAAGCGGTGACCACCCTGCGCATCCGGCACATCAGCCACGCCTGGGCGGGACTGCGCACCGCGCCCGCCGACGACACGCCCGTCATCGGCCCGGACCCGGTCGAGTCCGGCTTCTGCTGGCACGCCGGCCTCGGCGGATACGGCATCCAGACCGCCCCCGCGGCAGGCGCGCTGCTCGCGGCGCTCGCCGCGGGGGAAGCACCGCCACCCGAGCTCACCTCCGCCGTCCCGGGCGTCACCCCTGCCCGGGACCGCGGACAGCCTCTCTAGTGATCCCCACCCCTCACCAGCAGAGAGTCCGGAGGATATGTCGGAAGCGATCTGGCAGTTGGCCGGCAGCGCCGTCGATCACGGCCCGTACCGGCCAGTGGCCGCCCTCATCGAGGACCAGACCGACCGAACCCCCGACCGCCCGGCCGTCATCCACCGGTCGTCGAGGGAGACGACCCTGACCTACGCGGAGTTCGACGCTCTGGCCAACGGGCTCGCCGCGGAGCTGACGGCGACCGGACTGGGCACCGGCGACATGGTGCCGGTCGTGATCGGCAACAGCGAGGAACTGCCGCTGTGCATGGTGGCGCTGATGAAGATCGGCGCGGTGTTCACCCTCTGCGACCCGGCCTGGCCCGAGGAGCGGCTGCGCGCGGTCCTGGAGGTGCTGGCCCCCAAGCTGGTGCTGACCTCGGGCTGCGCCGTACGCACCGAACTGCCGGTGCGTGTCGTGTCGGCGCGCGACATCACGCCGAGCCCGCACCGCCCCGGCCTCCTGCCGGGCCCCGACCAGCCGGTCTACGGCGTCTTCACCTCGGGCACCACCGGCACCCCCAAGTGCGCCGTCAATCTGCACGGCGGGCTGACCAACCGCTTCCGCTTCATGTCCCGGCACTTCCGGGCCAACGGCGAAGAGGTGGTGCTGCAGAACAGCCGGCACACCTTCGACTCGGCCATCTGGCAACTGCTGTGGCCGCTGACCACCGGCGGCCGCACGGTCATTCCCGAGCCGGGTGAGTTCCTCGACCTGGAGCGGACGGTCGAGACCATCGACCGCTACCGGGTGACGGTCACCGACTTCGTCCCGGCGATCCTCGGCATGCTCGTCACCCTGCTCGAGGCCGTCCCGGAATCCGTGGCCAAGGTCGCCTCACTGCGGCATCTGGTGGTGGGCGGAGAAGAGATCATCCCCCATGCCGCGCACCGGCTGAGGGCCCTGGTCCGCGGTCTGGAGATATCCAACGGATACGGTCCCTCCGAAGCCTCGATCGGCATGGTCTTCCACCGCATCGACGGCACCGAGGGCGACCGCATCCCGCTCGGCCGGCCGATCGACAACTGCTATGCCGTCGTCACCGACGAGGAACTGCGCCCGCTCCCGCCGGGCAGCACCGGGGAGATCCTGATCGGCGGTGCCTGCATCGGCGCCGGATATCTGGGCGATCCGGACCGTACGGCGGAGGTCTTCGTCCCCAACCCCTTCCCCGCCGTTCCGGGCGAGCGTCTGTATCGCACCGGCGACCTCGGCTGGTACGACGAAGAAGGCCTCCTGCGCTTCACCGGCCGCCGCGACCGGCAGACCAAGGTGGACGGCGTCCGCATCGAACTCGCCGAGATCGAGACCACCGCCGAGGGCTGCCCCGGTGTCGTCCAGGCCAAGGCACTCACCGTGCGCCGCGCGGGACGCAACCGGCTGGTGGTCGCCGCGGCGGCGGAGGAGAACACGACTCCGGCCGTGCTCCGGGCTCATCTGGCCGCCCGGCTGCCACGCGTCCAGGTGCCGCAGCACTGCTTCGTACTGCAGTCCCTGCCGCTCACCGACAACGGCAAGGTCGACCTCGGCGCGCTGCGCGGCCTGGTCGAGGAGAAGCTCGAATCCGAGACCAGACCCGCGACGCACTACGGCGACGCGCTCGAGGAGCGCATCGCGAAGGTGCTCTGCGATGTGCTCGGCCTGCCGCACTTCGATGCCCGCGACGACTTCCTCGCCCAAGGCGGCGACTCGCTGTCCGCGCTCGGCGCCGCCATCCGCATCCGGGACGAGCTCGGTGTGCAGCTCGGCATCTCCGACCTGTACCGGCACCGAACCCCCGCCGCGCTGGCCGCGGCCCTGTCCGGAAGCGCCCCGCAGGCCGGCCAGGACACCGACACCGGGGCGCTGATGGAACGCGATGCTGCACTCGACGTCGAGCTGACGGAGCTTGCCAAGGCGGCAGTCGGCCGGACCGTCACGGCCCCGCCGGGCACCGTCCTGGTCACCGGCGGGGCCGGCTTCGTCGGCGCACGGACCGTGCACCGCCTCCTCACCTCGACCGAGGCACGAGTGATCTGCCTGGTGCGGGGACGCGACGACGCACACGCCCGGGACCGGGTCGTCCACACCCTGCGGTCCCAGGGGCTGTGGGACGAGTCTCTCGCCGGACGCCTCGAGGTGCACCGGGGCGACCTCGGCGAACCCTTGTTCGGCTGGGCGCCGGAAACCTGGGACAGCCTCGCGGCGGACTGCGACGCCGTCCTGAACATCGCGGCGATGGTCAACTTCCTGCTCGACTACCGCGCACACCGCCCGGCCAATGTGCACGGCACGGCGGAGGTGCTCCGCTTCGCGCTGACCGGACGGCCGAAACCGCTCCACCACGTCTCCACCCTGGGCGTACTCGATCACCACGCCGTCCGGTCGGACCGGCCCCTGGACGAGGACTTCGACCCGTCGGACGCGCCGGCCCCCACGAGCGGCTACAGCAGGTCCAAATGGGTGGCCGAACGGATGCTGCTGGAAGCCCGGCGGCTCGGCGCCCCCGTCACGCTCTACCGGCTGGGCGAGGTGATGCCGGCCGCCGACAACGGCGTACCCAACCGGAAGGCGCTGACCCATCTGCTGCTGTCGGCCTTCCACCGGCTGGAGCTGCGGCCCTCCGTGCCCATGTACTCCGACTACACGCCCGTCGACTTCACCGCGGAACGACTGGTCTGCGGACTGCTGGAGCCGGCCCCCGCGGCGGTCCACCACATATTCCGGCCGGGCAGCGTCGACTTCACCGCGTCCGACCCTGCCGACACAGGCCCGGCGGGCACTTCCCGCCCGGTTCCGCCGGCCGAGTTCATGGCCGCGCTGAGTGCGGAGGCGGAGCGCGAACAGGGCTCCGCCGCGGCCGTGCTGCACGCGCTGCTCACGACGCTGCCCGTCACCGGCGCCGACGGCCTGCCGGAGTTCGGCCGGCTTCTCGCCGACAACTCCGCCCTGTTCACCCGTGATTCCTGTGCCGCGCTCGAAGCTCGGCACGGCCTGACCGAGCGGCCGCTGGCAGCAGCGATCGCCGCGTACCGCAGCACACTCACCGCCTGAGCGCAGGGAACGAGAGGAAACTCGTGCACTACCGAACGATGGGCCGCCTCGGCTGGCAGGTCAGCGAGATCGGCTACGGAATGTGGGGCATCGGCGGCGGCCCCGGAGGGTTCACCGGCTGGGACTACG includes these proteins:
- a CDS encoding FAD-dependent oxidoreductase is translated as MNDFLVIGGGIAGAAAGYFLGPRGRVTLLEAERTPGVHSTGRSAALFSEYYGNDCVRSLTRASRAFYETPPPGFAVAPLLTPRGVLALETPGTAELFEAAKESGAHAPQPVAELDRAQALRLCPVLWPGTFGRVLHRPGACDIDVDAAHQGFLRGLRSAGGTVVTDARVLGLERRHGRWYADTTAGEFSARVVVNAAGAWADEIARLAGVHPAGLVPRRRTAALAKLPPGIDATTWPMICDVAGTFYAKPEAGGLLLSPLDAEPAPPGDVRPDALDIALAVERLEAVTTLRIRHISHAWAGLRTAPADDTPVIGPDPVESGFCWHAGLGGYGIQTAPAAGALLAALAAGEAPPPELTSAVPGVTPARDRGQPL
- a CDS encoding non-ribosomal peptide synthetase, which codes for MSEAIWQLAGSAVDHGPYRPVAALIEDQTDRTPDRPAVIHRSSRETTLTYAEFDALANGLAAELTATGLGTGDMVPVVIGNSEELPLCMVALMKIGAVFTLCDPAWPEERLRAVLEVLAPKLVLTSGCAVRTELPVRVVSARDITPSPHRPGLLPGPDQPVYGVFTSGTTGTPKCAVNLHGGLTNRFRFMSRHFRANGEEVVLQNSRHTFDSAIWQLLWPLTTGGRTVIPEPGEFLDLERTVETIDRYRVTVTDFVPAILGMLVTLLEAVPESVAKVASLRHLVVGGEEIIPHAAHRLRALVRGLEISNGYGPSEASIGMVFHRIDGTEGDRIPLGRPIDNCYAVVTDEELRPLPPGSTGEILIGGACIGAGYLGDPDRTAEVFVPNPFPAVPGERLYRTGDLGWYDEEGLLRFTGRRDRQTKVDGVRIELAEIETTAEGCPGVVQAKALTVRRAGRNRLVVAAAAEENTTPAVLRAHLAARLPRVQVPQHCFVLQSLPLTDNGKVDLGALRGLVEEKLESETRPATHYGDALEERIAKVLCDVLGLPHFDARDDFLAQGGDSLSALGAAIRIRDELGVQLGISDLYRHRTPAALAAALSGSAPQAGQDTDTGALMERDAALDVELTELAKAAVGRTVTAPPGTVLVTGGAGFVGARTVHRLLTSTEARVICLVRGRDDAHARDRVVHTLRSQGLWDESLAGRLEVHRGDLGEPLFGWAPETWDSLAADCDAVLNIAAMVNFLLDYRAHRPANVHGTAEVLRFALTGRPKPLHHVSTLGVLDHHAVRSDRPLDEDFDPSDAPAPTSGYSRSKWVAERMLLEARRLGAPVTLYRLGEVMPAADNGVPNRKALTHLLLSAFHRLELRPSVPMYSDYTPVDFTAERLVCGLLEPAPAAVHHIFRPGSVDFTASDPADTGPAGTSRPVPPAEFMAALSAEAEREQGSAAAVLHALLTTLPVTGADGLPEFGRLLADNSALFTRDSCAALEARHGLTERPLAAAIAAYRSTLTA